Proteins from a genomic interval of Rosa chinensis cultivar Old Blush chromosome 2, RchiOBHm-V2, whole genome shotgun sequence:
- the LOC112187447 gene encoding transmembrane protein 258: MAPKPIASPVPDAWYPTLAVVMLSLGLLFTASFFIYEATSSRKSRSLAKELITGTVASVFLGFGSLFLLLASGVYV; encoded by the exons atg GCGCCGAAGCCCATCGCCAGTCCCGTGCCGGACGCGTGGTACCCAACCCTAGCGGTCGTCATGCTCTCCCTCGGCCTCCTCTTCACCGCTTCCTTCTTCAT CTATGAAGCGACCTCTTCCAGGAAAAGCCGCAGTCTTGCTAAGGAGCTTATTACAGGAACTGTGGCCTCTGTCTTCTTG GGTTTTGGATCCTTGTTCTTGCTGCTTGCTTCGGGAGTTTATGTTTAA
- the LOC112187446 gene encoding WD-40 repeat-containing protein MSI4, which translates to METPSQQQQQQPPAKKKETRGRKPKPKEDKEAHSASKMKKAQQQQQQQQQHSVDEKYSQWKSLVPVLYDWLANHNLVWPSLSCRWGPQLEQATYKNRQRLYLSEQTDGSVPNTLVIANCEVVKRRVAAAEHISQFNEEARSPFVKKYKTIIHPGEVNRIRELPQNTKIVATHTDSPDVLIWDVEAQPNRHAVFGATNSRPDLILTGHQDNAEFALAMCPTEPYVLSGGKDKTVVLWSIQDHIAASTTDPAATKSPGSGGSIIKPGEGNEKTADGPSVAPRGVYQGHEDTVEDVAFCPTSSQEFCSVGDDACLILWDARVGSSPAVKVEKAHDADLHCVDWNPHDDNLILTGSADHSVRMFDRRNLTSGGVGAPIYKFEGHKAAVLCVQWSPDKSSIFGSSAEDGLLNIWDYEKVSKKERTSKNPSSPPGLFFQHAGHRDKVVDFHWNASDPWTVVSVSDDCDTTGGGGTLQIWRMSDLIYRPEEEVLEELEKFKSHVISCAKP; encoded by the exons ATGGAAACTCCGtcgcagcagcagcagcagcaacctcCGGCGAAGAAGAAGGAGACCCGGGGCcggaagcccaagcccaaggaGGACAAGGAGGCCCACTCGGCTTCGAAAATGAAGAAGGCtcagcagcagcaacagcagcagcagcagcacagCGTCGACGAGAAGTACAGTCAGTGGAAGTCGCTCGTCCCTGTCCTCTACGACTGGCTTGCCAACCACAACCTCGTCTGGCCCTCCCTCTCTTGCCG gtggGGCCCGCAGCTCGAGCAGGCTACCTACAAGAATCGCCAGCGGCTCTACCTCTCTGAGCAG ACTGATGGCAGTGTTCCGAATACTCTGGTTATTGCAAATTGCGAGGTTGTCAAACGTAGAGTTGCCGCTGCGGAGCACATATCTCAG TTCAATGAAGAAGCGCGCTCACCATTTGTGAAGAAGTACAAGACCATCATACATCCTGGGGAG GTAAACAGAATCAGAGAGCTTCCACAGAACACTAAGATAGTGGCAACGCATACTGACAGTCCTGAT GTCCTTATTTGGGATGTTGAAGCTCAACCTAACCGTCATGCTGTCTTTGGGGCTACAAACTCTCGTCCGGATTTG ATTTTGACTGGACATCAAGATAATGCAGAATTTGCTCTTGCAATGTGTCCAACTGAACCCTATGTGCTCTCTGGAG GTAAGGACAAAACAGTGGTCCTGTGGAGTATTCAGGACCATATAGCAGCATCTACCACAGATCCAGCAGCAACCAAGTCTCCAGGATCTGGTGGATCAATTATTAAGCCTGGGGAGGGTAATGAAAAGACTGCTGATGGTCCTTCTGTTGCACCAAGGGGTGTCTACCAGGGGCACGAGGATACAGTGGAAGATGTGGCATTTTGCCCAACTAG CTCACAGGAGTTCTGTAGTGTTGGTGACGATGCCTGCCTTATACTATGGGATGCACGTGTGGGTTCTAGTCCTGCTGTAAAG GTTGAAAAAGCGCACGATGCTGATCTTCACTGTGTTGATTGGAATCCCCATGATGATAACCTTATCCTAACAGG GTCAGCAGATCATTCTGTTCGCATGTTTGATCGGCGGAATCTTACTTCTGGTGGAGTTGGCGCACCTATTTATAAATTTGAGGGTCATAAAGCTGCTGTTCTCTGTGTCCAG TGGTCTCCAGACAAATCATCCATCTTTGGAAGTTCTGCAGAGGATGGTCTTTTAAACATTTGGGATTATGAGAAG GTCAGTAAGAAGGAGCGAACTTCCAAGAACCCAAGTTCTCCTCCTGGTTTGTTTTTCCAGCATGCAGGGCACAG GGACAAAGTTGTTGATTTTCATTGGAATGCATCTGACCCATGGACTGTTGTTAGTGTGTCTGATGACTGTGATACTACTGGTGGAGGGGGGACATTGCAG ATATGGCGCATGAGTGATTTGATCTACAGGCCTGAAGAGGAGGTTTTGGAAGAGCTTGAGAAGTTCAAGTCACATGTTATTTCTTGTGCGAAGCCTTGA